Proteins from a genomic interval of Odontesthes bonariensis isolate fOdoBon6 chromosome 7, fOdoBon6.hap1, whole genome shotgun sequence:
- the znf277 gene encoding zinc finger protein 277 produces the protein MAASARRNDSGEDSILEPLSFPEQPVESSNTPSLQCPSSELLVCLFCSESAPVLQKDILLKHLLLGHKLVIADVKLIADLPRYMLYWKGRFLEQQVTDFCSVIKTNSTGPAEKQEHYFLLCDILPEDRTLREKLQQKRLEEVLEQQQVERDDCSFHRLCMFCNEEFTGNRSSLLNHMAKEHSFNIGLPDNIVYCNEFLDTLQNKLDNLRCLYCEKTFRDKTTLKDHMRKKAHRRISAINPEYDRFYIINYLELGKTWEEVQNEDDRWMVDDDDEDWSDWQAHPVSAVCLFCDYQSQTMDQIYTHMKDAHGFDLHSLKTELNLKFYQQVKLVNFIRRQMHQSRCYSCRQKFECRADVLHHMVAEGHVMQLPEMSTWDQPQYYFPTYENDALLCTLSDSTEDESDESEDVPVIAEDISSLGALKQTSVLKQLLKNRGSCS, from the exons ATGGCAGCAAGCGCCCGACGTAACGACAGTG GTGAGGACAGCATATTGGAGCCACTGAGTTTTCCAGAGCAACCAGTTGAAAGCTCCAACACTCCCAGTCTCCAATGTCCCAGTTCTGAGCTGCTCGTCTGCCTGTTTTGTTCCGAGTCTGCGCCTGTGCTGCAGAAGGACATTCTCCTTAAACACCTGCTGCTTGGACACAAGCTGGTCATTGCGGATGTCAAACTCATTGCGGACCTCCCAAG ATATATGCTGTACTGGAAGGGCAGATTCCTGGAGCAACAGGTCACAGATTTTTGCAGTGTGATTAAGACCAACTCCACTGGCCCAGCTG aaaaacaagaacactACTTCCTGCTGTGTGACATCCTTCCAGAGGACAGAACTCTCAGAGAAAAACTCCAGCAGAAACGACTG GAGGAGGTGCTTGAACAGCAGCAGGTGGAGAGAGATGACTGCAGCTTCCATCGTCTCTGCATGTTCTGCAATGAGGAGTTCACTGGAAACAG GTCATCGCTGCTGAACCACATGGCCAAAGAACATTCTTTCAACATTGGACTGCCAGACAACATTGTCTACTGCAACGAGTTCCTGGACACACTGCAGAACAAACTGGACAA TCTGCGGTGTTTGTACTGTGAGAAAACATTTCGAGATAAAACTACGCTGAAGGATCACATGAGGAAGAAAGCTCACAGACGAATCAGTGCCATCAACCCTGAATACGACCGCTTTTACATCATCAACTACCTG GAATTGGGAAAAACCTGGGAGGAGGTTCAGAATGAAGATGACCGGTGGAtggttgatgatgatgatga GGACTGGTCAGACTGGCAGGCTCATCCAGTGTCTGCTGTGTGTCTGTTCTGTGATTATCAGTCACAAACCATGGATCAGATCTATACACATATGAAG gaTGCCCATGGATTTGATCTCCATAGCCTGAAGACAGAACTCA ACCTCAAGTTCTACCAACAAgtcaagctggttaacttcatCCGACGACAGATGCACCAGAGCCGCTGCTACAGCTGCCGGCAGAAGTTTGAGTGTCGAGCTGACGTCCTGCATCACATGGTGGCTGAGGGCCACGTGATGCAGCTGCCGGAGATGTCCACCTGGGACCAGCCGCA GTACTATTTCCCTACTTATGAGAATGATGCTCTCCTGTGCACACTGTCTGACAGCACTGAGGATGAAAGTGATGAGAGCGAGGACGTCCCAGTTATAGCGGAGGACATTTCCAGCCTGGGAGCACTAAAACAGACCAGCGTCCTGAAACAGCTGCTGAAGAACAGAGGATCCTGCAGCTGA